The following proteins come from a genomic window of Streptomyces liliiviolaceus:
- a CDS encoding 2OG-Fe dioxygenase family protein — protein MQTLTETPALVENGFARWDLAEEFGISESDAAFQNLRAEFVDLPPDPYATEEGRNRRYARGVFLPWSREFSWIPDTHLGDQGWMNGYWQADHNPDYVGVVRKLPAMSESARNNPIIHEILSFDYAQTRWSQDDASFPLHVGVHLIKLAVDDPGHEAISSPNELHQDGEPFVFAHLVYRRNVVGGSNMIAPPKYRGKLPEDVPAGEAFAEFELTKPLESYGVTDEKVSHYVAPIRRGAGPETGERAVILVDFTPMRQHI, from the coding sequence ATGCAGACACTGACCGAAACGCCCGCCCTCGTCGAGAACGGCTTCGCCCGCTGGGACCTCGCCGAGGAGTTCGGGATCTCCGAATCCGACGCGGCCTTCCAGAACCTGCGCGCCGAGTTCGTCGACCTGCCACCGGACCCGTACGCGACGGAGGAGGGACGCAACCGCCGCTACGCCCGCGGTGTCTTCCTCCCCTGGTCACGGGAGTTCAGCTGGATACCGGACACGCACCTCGGTGACCAGGGCTGGATGAACGGCTACTGGCAGGCCGACCACAACCCCGACTACGTCGGCGTGGTCCGCAAGCTGCCCGCGATGAGCGAGTCCGCCCGGAACAACCCGATCATCCACGAGATCCTCTCCTTCGACTACGCACAGACGCGCTGGTCGCAGGACGACGCGTCGTTCCCGCTGCACGTCGGGGTGCACCTGATCAAGCTGGCGGTGGACGACCCCGGGCACGAGGCCATCTCCTCGCCCAACGAACTCCACCAGGACGGCGAGCCGTTCGTCTTCGCGCACCTGGTCTACCGCCGCAACGTCGTCGGCGGGTCGAACATGATCGCGCCGCCGAAGTACCGGGGCAAGCTGCCCGAGGACGTGCCCGCCGGCGAGGCCTTCGCCGAGTTCGAACTGACGAAGCCGCTGGAGTCGTACGGCGTCACCGACGAGAAGGTCAGCCACTACGTGGCCCCCATCAGGCGCGGGGCCGGACCGGAGACGGGCGAGCGCGCGGTGATCCTCGTCGACTTCACCCCGATGCGCCAGCACATCTGA
- a CDS encoding helix-turn-helix transcriptional regulator, whose protein sequence is MANQQTDDNVFAVGDTLGAEEVAVYRWLALHGRLDPARMAEETGVDEAAVGGAVDYLVRIGLVHRGEEGDDRLWAVDPHLVAAVATAPVERAIAEQQTQLRVFRDQFAQLAADYQEGRHGVSTDLETIPGLTQVRAALNRAAEQCREDMVTVQPGGTRPPEVLQDALLRDSQMLARGVRMRTVYHHTARFNSPSQAYVATVSALGGEYRTAHQLVGRMIIFDRELAFMTNRNDRLGAVVVREPSVVHFLYELFEQVWSQSQPFSDAVTDGLEAVAKDLDRTILQLLATGLKDETIARRLGMSLRTTRKHIADMMQALGAESRFQAGVAVSARGLLNDDGEPDAAPTAAPT, encoded by the coding sequence ATGGCGAACCAGCAGACCGATGACAACGTTTTCGCCGTGGGGGACACACTCGGCGCCGAGGAAGTGGCCGTTTACCGCTGGCTGGCCCTGCACGGTCGGTTAGACCCGGCCCGGATGGCCGAGGAGACGGGTGTCGACGAGGCGGCGGTGGGCGGAGCGGTGGACTACCTCGTCCGCATCGGCCTGGTGCACAGGGGCGAGGAGGGCGACGACCGGCTCTGGGCCGTCGACCCGCATCTCGTCGCGGCGGTGGCCACCGCGCCGGTGGAGCGGGCGATCGCCGAACAGCAGACGCAACTGCGGGTCTTCCGGGACCAGTTCGCCCAGTTGGCGGCCGACTACCAGGAGGGCAGACACGGTGTCTCCACGGACCTGGAGACCATACCCGGGCTCACCCAGGTACGGGCCGCGCTGAACCGCGCGGCCGAGCAGTGCCGCGAGGACATGGTCACCGTGCAGCCCGGCGGCACGCGCCCGCCCGAGGTGCTCCAGGACGCACTCCTGCGGGACAGCCAGATGCTCGCCCGGGGGGTGCGGATGCGGACCGTCTACCACCACACCGCCCGCTTCAACAGCCCCAGCCAGGCGTACGTGGCCACGGTGAGCGCGCTGGGCGGCGAGTACCGGACCGCCCACCAGCTCGTCGGCCGGATGATCATCTTCGACCGGGAACTCGCGTTCATGACCAACCGCAACGACCGGCTGGGCGCGGTGGTGGTCCGGGAGCCGTCGGTCGTGCACTTCCTGTACGAGCTGTTCGAGCAGGTGTGGTCGCAGTCCCAGCCGTTCTCCGACGCGGTCACCGACGGCCTGGAGGCGGTCGCCAAGGATCTGGACCGCACCATCCTGCAGCTGCTGGCGACGGGGCTGAAGGACGAGACGATCGCGCGGCGGCTCGGCATGTCCCTGCGCACCACCCGCAAGCACATCGCCGACATGATGCAGGCCCTGGGCGCCGAGAGCCGTTTCCAGGCCGGCGTCGCGGTGTCCGCGCGGGGGCTGCTGAACGACGACGGTGAGCCGGACGCGGCGCCCACCGCGGCTCCGACCTGA
- a CDS encoding phytanoyl-CoA dioxygenase family protein has protein sequence MLTEHQIEEYRSEGFLLLEDVFNAGDIAALRREVADLSATEHPGRIFEEDGTTVRGIHGCHTTGPLFSRLVRLPQLLSAAEQILESKLHVFQFKVNAKKALRGEVWQWHQDYSVWGPKDGMPEPRAVNVALLLDDATEHNGPLLVVPGSHRNGAIAPWRPEPGDGSQWEADLSSKLKFALDAEQMTKVTAESEIRSVTGRAGSLLFFHPCIAHGSGANMSPADRTMAFVSYNSVDNELREVPHPRPEFVASRDYRPLELVDGGLIA, from the coding sequence ATGCTCACCGAACATCAGATAGAGGAATACCGGTCCGAAGGATTCCTGCTCCTCGAAGACGTCTTCAACGCCGGCGACATCGCCGCTCTGCGACGCGAGGTGGCCGATCTCTCCGCGACCGAGCACCCCGGGCGGATCTTCGAGGAGGACGGGACCACGGTGCGGGGCATCCACGGCTGCCACACCACGGGCCCGCTGTTCTCCAGGCTGGTGCGCCTGCCCCAGCTGCTCTCGGCGGCGGAGCAGATCCTTGAGAGCAAGCTGCATGTGTTCCAGTTCAAGGTCAACGCCAAGAAGGCGCTGCGCGGCGAAGTGTGGCAGTGGCACCAGGACTACAGCGTCTGGGGCCCCAAGGACGGTATGCCGGAGCCACGGGCGGTCAACGTCGCGCTGCTGCTGGACGACGCGACCGAGCACAACGGCCCGCTGCTGGTCGTGCCCGGCTCGCACCGCAACGGCGCGATTGCCCCGTGGCGCCCCGAGCCCGGGGACGGCTCGCAGTGGGAGGCCGACCTGTCGTCGAAGCTGAAGTTCGCGCTGGACGCCGAACAGATGACCAAGGTGACCGCCGAGTCGGAGATCCGGTCCGTCACCGGACGCGCCGGGAGCCTGCTGTTCTTCCACCCCTGCATCGCGCACGGCTCCGGCGCCAACATGTCGCCGGCCGACCGGACCATGGCGTTCGTCAGCTACAACAGCGTCGACAACGAACTGCGCGAAGTGCCGCACCCGCGCCCGGAGTTCGTGGCGTCGCGCGACTACCGGCCGCTGGAGCTCGTGGACGGCGGTCTGATCGCATGA
- a CDS encoding response regulator transcription factor: MSDKLREALRKVSDREREVLGHIARGATYGEIARRMNVSPHTVDTYLRRIRAKTGARNRMHLLLLALSVEGSLMSAIEDMGLLTMPQLPDRPDRAQA, translated from the coding sequence GTGAGCGATAAACTACGGGAAGCTCTCCGCAAAGTCAGTGACCGGGAAAGAGAAGTGCTCGGACACATAGCGCGCGGAGCCACCTACGGCGAGATCGCCCGGCGCATGAACGTAAGTCCGCATACCGTCGACACCTACCTGCGCCGGATACGCGCGAAAACCGGAGCTCGGAATCGCATGCATCTGCTGCTGCTGGCTCTGTCGGTCGAGGGTTCCCTCATGAGCGCCATCGAGGACATGGGGCTCCTGACGATGCCCCAGCTGCCCGACCGGCCCGACCGGGCCCAGGCCTGA
- a CDS encoding fumarylacetoacetate hydrolase family protein, translated as MKLAKSGNGQDVLVGIDGSWFPLREVSGYEQVTRIGDLVADPRFGDLEAEVRRRTAGSAGIAVDLSEASTVVDDDAGIWGAGLNYRRHSEDLETEQPGRGPGSYLRPTSCLIGNGGTIQLPVQSQRVTAEAELGLVVGTRCKDVPRDKWRSVIAGVTAVLDMTAEDAIRENPRYIPWAKGFDTFCSIGPALVTLDEFPDDRLDGVRIATVRNGETIAAATPRDMKYDLGYLVEYFTMGRTLAPGTVICTGTPGAVPIAPGDTVRAVVEGVGTLTHPVG; from the coding sequence ATGAAGCTCGCCAAGAGCGGCAACGGGCAGGACGTCCTCGTGGGAATCGACGGCAGCTGGTTCCCCCTGCGGGAGGTCAGCGGCTACGAGCAGGTCACCCGCATCGGGGACCTGGTCGCAGACCCGCGGTTCGGCGACCTGGAGGCCGAGGTCAGGAGGCGGACGGCCGGGTCCGCCGGTATCGCCGTCGACCTGTCCGAGGCGTCGACCGTCGTCGACGACGACGCCGGCATCTGGGGCGCCGGACTCAACTACCGGCGGCACTCCGAGGACCTGGAGACCGAACAGCCCGGCCGCGGCCCCGGCTCGTACCTGCGGCCCACCTCGTGCCTCATCGGCAACGGCGGAACCATCCAACTGCCCGTGCAGTCGCAGCGGGTGACCGCCGAGGCGGAACTGGGCCTGGTCGTCGGCACCCGCTGCAAGGACGTCCCCCGCGACAAGTGGCGGTCCGTCATCGCCGGAGTGACGGCCGTCCTCGACATGACCGCCGAGGACGCCATCCGCGAGAACCCGCGCTACATCCCCTGGGCGAAGGGGTTCGACACGTTCTGCAGCATCGGCCCGGCCCTGGTCACCCTGGACGAGTTCCCCGACGACCGCCTCGACGGCGTCCGGATCGCCACCGTCAGGAACGGCGAGACGATCGCCGCGGCCACGCCACGGGACATGAAGTACGACCTGGGCTACCTCGTCGAGTACTTCACCATGGGCCGCACCCTCGCCCCGGGAACGGTGATCTGCACCGGAACCCCCGGCGCCGTACCGATCGCGCCGGGGGACACCGTGCGGGCCGTGGTCGAAGGCGTCGGCACGCTCACCCACCCCGTCGGCTGA
- a CDS encoding non-ribosomal peptide synthetase gives MSLIQAFERVLRENPDNDAVRTADRTVSYREFDKLTQIFADDLCAEVAPGGFVGIEASRGLGAITAMIGALRARRPFVFLDSRDSVASNSGKVKLLGVRRLARSRDDGEPCLTDVPEAWRAGAPDPVSAVSDAEGELCYAIHTSGSTGEPKCVLVRPAPLAAVVRDHVERLSVGPDSRTLQFARLTFDGCMTEILWTLTAGACLVVLDEARLAPGPELRHTLEHFGITHLKTTPFALTATEPSGAMRLRHVINGGGACRSAVVATWSEVAALHNAYGATETTVCNLLTGPLDPAACRDGVPLGDVVGDCAYHLRDLDEGAAHTRADGPVRRGEIVITGPAVAAGYLTEHEVRPFGPAGDGTEYRTGDIAELRDGELYFVERLDHQVKLRGYRLDLGEIENTVCRAESVVEAVLAVESHDGSEGTGGDALVCYYLGDADPRELRRHLEGVLDPYKIPSVLQRVEALPYTSNGKIDRESLRGSRVLREDAVATPVQQVLTLVGSLTGVGDAALDDNFYALGGNSASTLSLVAKLRELGWLDAGVRDVLRARDLRVLTDQLRQRSV, from the coding sequence ATGTCCCTCATACAGGCATTCGAACGCGTTCTGCGGGAGAATCCAGACAACGACGCCGTACGGACGGCGGACCGGACCGTCAGCTACCGCGAGTTCGACAAACTGACCCAGATCTTCGCGGACGACCTGTGCGCGGAGGTCGCCCCCGGCGGGTTCGTCGGCATCGAGGCGAGCAGAGGGCTCGGCGCGATCACGGCGATGATCGGAGCGCTCCGCGCACGCCGCCCGTTCGTGTTCCTCGACAGCCGCGACAGCGTGGCGTCGAACTCGGGCAAGGTGAAACTGCTCGGCGTCCGGCGGCTCGCCCGGTCGCGGGACGACGGCGAGCCCTGCCTCACCGACGTCCCCGAGGCCTGGCGCGCCGGCGCCCCCGATCCCGTGAGCGCGGTCTCCGACGCCGAGGGCGAGCTCTGCTACGCCATCCACACCTCCGGTTCGACCGGCGAGCCCAAGTGCGTGCTGGTGCGCCCGGCCCCGCTCGCCGCGGTGGTCCGGGACCACGTCGAGCGGCTGTCCGTGGGGCCGGACTCACGGACCCTGCAGTTCGCAAGGCTGACCTTCGACGGCTGCATGACCGAGATCCTGTGGACCCTGACCGCCGGGGCGTGCCTCGTGGTCCTTGACGAGGCACGCCTGGCGCCCGGCCCCGAACTGCGGCACACGCTGGAGCACTTCGGCATCACCCACCTCAAGACCACCCCCTTCGCGCTGACCGCGACCGAGCCCAGCGGCGCGATGCGGCTGCGCCACGTGATCAACGGCGGCGGGGCGTGCCGGTCGGCGGTGGTCGCCACATGGTCCGAGGTGGCGGCGCTGCACAACGCCTACGGCGCCACGGAGACCACGGTGTGCAATCTGCTGACGGGACCGCTCGACCCGGCGGCCTGCCGTGACGGGGTGCCCCTCGGCGACGTGGTGGGCGACTGCGCGTACCACCTGCGCGACCTCGACGAAGGGGCCGCGCACACCCGGGCCGACGGCCCGGTGCGCCGGGGCGAGATCGTGATCACGGGCCCCGCCGTCGCCGCCGGATATCTGACCGAGCACGAGGTGCGGCCGTTCGGGCCGGCGGGCGACGGAACGGAGTACCGGACCGGCGACATCGCCGAACTGCGCGACGGCGAGCTGTACTTCGTGGAACGCCTGGACCATCAGGTGAAGCTCCGCGGCTACCGGCTGGACCTCGGCGAGATCGAGAACACCGTGTGCCGGGCGGAGTCCGTCGTCGAGGCGGTGCTGGCCGTGGAGTCGCACGACGGCTCGGAGGGCACCGGGGGCGACGCGCTGGTCTGCTACTACCTGGGCGACGCCGACCCGAGAGAGCTGAGGCGCCATCTCGAAGGGGTCCTGGACCCGTACAAGATCCCCTCGGTGCTGCAGCGCGTCGAGGCGCTGCCGTACACCTCGAACGGGAAGATCGACCGCGAATCCCTGCGGGGGAGCCGCGTCCTCCGCGAGGACGCCGTGGCGACCCCCGTCCAGCAGGTGCTCACCCTCGTGGGCAGCCTCACCGGCGTCGGTGACGCCGCGCTGGACGACAACTTCTACGCCCTGGGCGGCAATTCGGCGTCGACCCTGTCACTGGTCGCGAAGCTGCGCGAACTGGGCTGGCTGGACGCCGGGGTGCGCGACGTGCTGCGCGCACGGGACCTGCGCGTCCTCACCGACCAGCTGCGGCAGCGGAGCGTGTAG
- a CDS encoding beta/alpha barrel domain-containing protein yields MKDSRSRAMSEMQLLDCTLRDGAYAVDFEFDENFVVELLSGLDETPVSRVEIGHGIGLEAERTGVKAGNIDHFTWCELARSTLTTKPWGMFAQPEFTRPATIGQMCDRGMSFVRIGVEPDRVRDHLPYLRQVTDVCGEVYLNLMKSSATSVDRLLDMLDGVGPEIAGIYVVDSYGSMTPETVESYVGAVAERYPVVGFHGHDNLGLANINTVTAFRAGATVLDGTLHGIGRGSGNAAIESLAGIVSVMDRDRFDYQKLAELAELCRVNMKVIGEERKMQVLGAVIGIHSGFFPLVEELAVKYGTDPARLMEAAVGAAQESPRAADFRAAAARIADHAGPRSLQLANAT; encoded by the coding sequence ATGAAAGACAGCCGATCCCGGGCGATGTCCGAGATGCAACTGCTCGACTGCACCTTGCGCGACGGTGCCTACGCCGTCGATTTCGAGTTCGACGAGAATTTCGTGGTCGAACTTCTCTCAGGCCTCGACGAGACCCCTGTTTCCAGGGTCGAGATAGGTCACGGGATCGGCCTGGAGGCCGAGCGGACCGGCGTGAAGGCGGGAAACATCGACCACTTCACCTGGTGCGAACTCGCCCGGTCGACCCTGACCACGAAACCCTGGGGAATGTTCGCACAGCCCGAATTCACCCGGCCGGCGACGATCGGGCAGATGTGCGACCGCGGAATGTCGTTCGTCCGGATCGGTGTGGAACCGGACCGGGTCCGGGACCACCTGCCCTACCTCCGGCAGGTCACGGACGTCTGCGGTGAGGTCTACCTCAACCTGATGAAGTCCAGTGCCACGTCCGTCGACCGGCTGCTGGACATGCTCGACGGGGTCGGACCGGAGATCGCGGGAATCTACGTGGTCGACTCCTACGGCTCGATGACGCCCGAGACCGTCGAGAGCTATGTCGGCGCGGTCGCGGAACGCTATCCGGTCGTCGGCTTCCACGGTCACGACAACCTCGGCCTGGCCAACATCAACACCGTCACCGCCTTCCGGGCGGGGGCCACCGTGCTCGACGGGACGCTCCACGGCATAGGACGCGGCTCCGGCAACGCCGCCATCGAATCCCTCGCCGGGATCGTCAGCGTCATGGACCGGGACCGCTTCGACTACCAGAAGCTCGCCGAACTCGCCGAACTCTGCCGGGTCAACATGAAGGTGATCGGCGAGGAGCGCAAGATGCAGGTCCTCGGCGCGGTGATCGGCATCCACTCGGGCTTCTTCCCCCTGGTCGAGGAGCTCGCCGTCAAGTACGGGACCGATCCGGCCCGGCTCATGGAGGCCGCGGTCGGGGCGGCACAGGAGAGCCCGCGCGCGGCCGACTTCCGGGCGGCGGCGGCCAGGATCGCCGACCACGCCGGCCCGCGCTCCCTGCAACTCGCCAACGCCACCTGA
- the asnB gene encoding asparagine synthase (glutamine-hydrolyzing) produces the protein MCGLCGTFAPGGGLDRTAAATMHSRLLHRGPDETYSLSTPVLTAKLARLGMTALKDGWQPAEDGGGRFVAVTNGEIYNADELRGRLGVTHSPNRVDVAVIPELFARYGPAGLRLIDGQFATAILDRADDTLHLARDRFGISPLYYTESGGQLHFCSELGPLVRSVPGTWRLDLGAVDQYLQLGNIVAPRTLVRDVHAVPPGSVVRFGAGRVPETVRYWRYGEFETGGPPVTAEEIRHGVRRSVRDRLRGDVEIGACLSGGFDSSTLVMEAAAAVEKPLRTYSVVFGDALLDEHRFQREVAAAVGSEHLEITCRDKDITAEFEEMVRRCCYPQRETYNVAALMLSREVRSSGLKGVLSGEGADELFFGYDSYAFDGYGRTTPPSRAENESAWGRADFSWEVDWRQVDHRRSDALTQESVEALDGREFWRDRLIPFTDGEAAKLTPMQMRSVADTSVQLGSHLLGDHGDAMMMANSVEGRYPFLGNPVVDLALRVGDDEKVADFEGKACLKAAYAGIVPDTVLRRAKQGFTAHGLSAVAPDPLMTRWRDMVAASGVFRTDALERIAARGAAGKWDTRLSVITISMVIDELGLRGPA, from the coding sequence ATGTGCGGCCTCTGCGGCACCTTCGCGCCGGGCGGCGGCCTCGACCGCACCGCCGCGGCGACCATGCACTCCCGGCTCCTCCACCGGGGACCCGACGAGACCTACTCGCTGAGCACACCCGTGCTGACGGCGAAACTCGCCCGCCTCGGCATGACCGCCCTCAAGGACGGCTGGCAGCCCGCCGAGGACGGCGGCGGGCGGTTCGTCGCCGTCACGAACGGCGAGATCTACAACGCCGACGAACTGCGCGGCCGGCTCGGCGTGACGCACAGCCCCAACCGCGTCGACGTGGCGGTCATCCCCGAACTGTTCGCACGGTACGGTCCCGCCGGACTCCGCCTGATCGACGGGCAGTTCGCCACCGCGATCCTCGACCGTGCCGACGACACCCTCCACCTGGCCAGGGACCGGTTCGGCATCAGCCCGCTCTACTACACAGAGTCCGGCGGGCAGTTGCACTTCTGCTCGGAACTCGGGCCGCTGGTGCGGTCGGTGCCGGGCACCTGGCGGCTGGACCTCGGCGCGGTCGACCAGTATCTCCAGCTCGGCAACATCGTCGCGCCCCGCACCCTGGTGCGTGACGTCCACGCCGTGCCGCCCGGCAGCGTGGTCCGGTTCGGCGCCGGCCGCGTACCGGAGACGGTCCGCTACTGGCGCTACGGCGAGTTCGAAACCGGCGGGCCCCCGGTGACCGCCGAGGAGATCCGGCACGGGGTCCGGCGGTCGGTGCGCGACCGGCTGCGCGGTGACGTCGAGATCGGGGCCTGCCTCAGCGGCGGGTTCGACTCCTCCACGCTGGTCATGGAGGCCGCCGCGGCCGTGGAGAAACCACTGCGCACGTACTCGGTGGTGTTCGGCGACGCCCTGCTGGACGAACACCGCTTCCAGCGGGAGGTGGCCGCCGCCGTGGGCAGCGAGCACCTGGAGATCACCTGCCGGGACAAGGACATCACCGCCGAGTTCGAGGAGATGGTGCGCCGCTGCTGCTATCCGCAGCGCGAGACCTACAACGTGGCGGCCCTGATGCTGTCGCGCGAGGTCCGGTCGAGCGGACTCAAGGGCGTGCTGTCGGGGGAGGGCGCCGACGAACTGTTCTTCGGCTACGACTCGTACGCGTTCGACGGGTACGGCCGCACAACGCCTCCCAGCCGTGCGGAGAACGAGAGCGCGTGGGGGAGGGCCGACTTCTCCTGGGAGGTCGACTGGCGGCAGGTGGACCACCGGCGGTCGGACGCCCTGACCCAGGAGAGTGTCGAGGCGCTCGACGGCCGGGAATTCTGGCGGGACAGGCTGATTCCGTTCACCGACGGCGAGGCCGCGAAACTCACCCCGATGCAGATGCGCTCGGTGGCCGACACCTCCGTACAACTGGGGAGTCATCTGCTCGGCGACCACGGCGACGCGATGATGATGGCGAATTCCGTGGAAGGCCGCTATCCGTTTCTCGGGAATCCCGTGGTCGACCTGGCGCTGCGCGTCGGCGACGACGAGAAGGTCGCCGATTTCGAGGGCAAGGCCTGCCTCAAAGCGGCCTACGCCGGCATCGTCCCGGACACCGTACTGCGGCGCGCGAAGCAGGGATTCACCGCGCACGGCCTGTCCGCGGTGGCCCCCGACCCCCTCATGACCAGGTGGCGCGACATGGTCGCGGCCAGCGGCGTATTCCGTACGGACGCGCTCGAACGCATCGCGGCCCGCGGCGCCGCAGGCAAATGGGACACACGGCTGAGTGTGATCACCATCAGCATGGTGATCGACGAACTGGGACTGCGGGGCCCCGCGTAA
- a CDS encoding AMP-binding protein, producing the protein MSDLDVPLIHMLMDAVARHRDAVAVVDDGVTHTYAELDELSAEIAGGLAAQGIGPGDVVDVHSTRSWSRCAAVLGVWRVGAGVLSIDPTMPPAWTGKLVGSAGCSLILRADECAPLDAGVPEHTFRSIRGTRRDEVVTGPVCYVIPTSGSTGEPKAVAVPPVVLAELGAWHVRRWSHDRPPNTLHMSSIGFDMVYEDTVATWLAGATLVMVNDQDRLDPFTLVDIIREHGVARLFQPVVGLHGLATAACVVGGGVPSLREISVAGEQLVINEEVRTFCADGDLTLVNQYGPSETHVVTQYRLSGDVTDWPDRPPIGTAVVDAELLCLVDGRLRPFVAGETRELVIAGNCVGIGYAGDDALTAKKFRKVEHRDGRMRRCYFSGDLVTFDGTDFHFVSRLDDQLKVNGYRVEPGEVESVIAGVAGVRRAAVVGVKVAASTQLAAYYTRATGAEVDRDDLVRACASGLPKFMIPRHFVELEELPSTRNGKIDRAKLREAFQEPSASRV; encoded by the coding sequence ATGAGCGACCTCGATGTCCCACTGATCCACATGCTGATGGACGCCGTCGCCCGGCACCGGGACGCGGTCGCGGTCGTCGACGACGGCGTCACCCACACCTACGCCGAACTCGACGAACTGTCGGCCGAGATCGCCGGCGGCCTCGCCGCACAGGGCATCGGCCCCGGTGACGTCGTCGACGTCCACTCGACCCGTTCGTGGTCCCGCTGTGCCGCGGTACTGGGCGTGTGGCGCGTCGGAGCAGGCGTCCTGTCCATCGACCCGACCATGCCGCCCGCCTGGACCGGCAAACTGGTCGGCAGCGCCGGCTGCTCCCTGATCCTGCGGGCCGACGAGTGCGCACCGCTCGACGCCGGCGTCCCGGAACACACCTTCCGCTCGATCCGCGGAACGCGACGGGACGAGGTCGTGACCGGCCCGGTCTGCTACGTCATCCCCACCTCGGGCTCCACCGGCGAACCCAAGGCCGTCGCGGTACCGCCGGTCGTCCTGGCCGAGCTGGGCGCCTGGCACGTCCGCCGATGGAGCCACGACCGCCCCCCGAACACCCTGCACATGTCGTCCATCGGATTCGACATGGTGTACGAGGACACGGTGGCGACCTGGCTGGCCGGCGCGACCCTGGTCATGGTGAACGACCAGGACAGGCTGGACCCCTTCACGCTGGTCGACATCATCCGCGAGCACGGCGTCGCCCGGCTCTTCCAGCCGGTGGTCGGACTGCACGGACTGGCCACCGCCGCGTGTGTCGTGGGCGGCGGAGTTCCGAGTCTGCGGGAGATCTCGGTTGCGGGCGAACAGCTGGTGATCAACGAGGAGGTACGGACGTTCTGCGCCGACGGTGACCTGACGCTGGTGAACCAGTACGGGCCGAGCGAAACCCATGTGGTCACCCAGTACCGGCTGTCGGGCGACGTCACGGACTGGCCCGACCGGCCGCCGATCGGCACCGCCGTCGTCGACGCGGAGCTGCTGTGCCTGGTGGACGGCAGGCTGCGCCCGTTCGTGGCCGGTGAGACCCGGGAGCTGGTCATCGCCGGGAACTGCGTCGGGATCGGGTACGCCGGCGACGACGCGCTCACCGCGAAGAAGTTCCGGAAGGTCGAACACCGCGACGGCCGTATGCGCCGCTGCTACTTCAGCGGAGACCTGGTCACGTTCGACGGCACCGACTTCCACTTCGTCTCCCGGCTCGACGACCAGCTCAAGGTGAACGGCTACCGGGTCGAGCCGGGCGAGGTCGAGTCCGTGATCGCCGGGGTCGCCGGGGTCCGCCGGGCCGCGGTCGTCGGGGTCAAGGTCGCCGCGTCCACCCAGTTGGCGGCGTACTACACCCGCGCGACCGGCGCGGAGGTCGACCGGGACGACCTGGTCCGCGCGTGTGCCTCAGGGCTGCCCAAGTTCATGATCCCCCGGCACTTCGTCGAACTGGAGGAGCTCCCGTCGACACGGAACGGGAAGATCGACCGGGCGAAGCTCCGGGAGGCGTTCCAGGAGCCCTCGGCGAGCCGAGTCTGA